One Candidatus Aminicenantes bacterium DNA segment encodes these proteins:
- the miaA gene encoding tRNA (adenosine(37)-N6)-dimethylallyltransferase MiaA: protein MPSSASSSDGRVLVLVVGPTAVGKTALAVSLAERFGGEIVNCDSMQVYRGFDIGTDKPGPEERRRVPHHLLDIRDGRDQFTAADFAALASEAIFDITARGRLPMVVGGTGLYVKALLDGLFPGPGREDAVRSALEEDLRRNGLEALYARLEAVDPVYAAKIGRRDRIRIIRALEVQAVTGIALSEHFRRTAGFVPGYRTIRIGLERERAELCRRIEARIARMFEGGLLDEVRGLLASGLDESAPPFRALGYRHALAVLHGEIPAAEAAARTAMDTRRYAKRQMTWFRRMEDLHWFAADDVDGVAAFIESSLR from the coding sequence ATGCCTTCATCCGCATCGTCCTCTGACGGCCGCGTCCTGGTCCTCGTGGTCGGCCCGACCGCGGTCGGCAAGACCGCCCTAGCCGTCTCCCTGGCTGAGCGGTTCGGCGGCGAGATCGTCAACTGCGACTCGATGCAGGTCTATCGCGGCTTCGACATCGGCACCGACAAGCCCGGCCCGGAAGAGCGCCGCCGCGTCCCTCATCATCTGCTCGACATCCGGGACGGTCGGGATCAATTCACGGCCGCCGACTTCGCCGCCCTGGCCTCCGAGGCGATCTTCGACATCACGGCCCGCGGCCGCCTGCCGATGGTCGTCGGCGGGACGGGCCTTTACGTCAAGGCCCTCCTCGACGGATTGTTCCCGGGCCCGGGCCGGGAGGATGCCGTCCGATCGGCCTTGGAGGAGGATTTGCGGCGGAACGGCCTGGAGGCCCTCTACGCCCGGCTGGAGGCCGTCGATCCCGTTTATGCCGCCAAGATCGGCCGCCGCGACCGCATCCGCATCATCAGGGCCTTGGAAGTTCAGGCCGTGACCGGGATCGCATTGTCCGAGCATTTCCGCCGCACCGCTGGATTCGTCCCCGGCTACCGGACGATCCGGATCGGGCTGGAGCGGGAGCGGGCCGAGCTCTGCCGGCGGATCGAGGCCCGGATCGCCCGCATGTTCGAAGGCGGGCTTTTGGACGAGGTGAGGGGGCTTTTAGCCTCGGGCTTGGACGAGTCGGCCCCGCCCTTCCGGGCTCTCGGCTATCGCCACGCCCTGGCGGTCCTGCACGGCGAGATCCCGGCCGCGGAGGCCGCCGCCCGGACCGCCATGGATACCCGCCGCTACGCCAAGCGCCAGATGACCTGGTTCCGGCGCATGGAAGATCTGCACTGGTTTGCCGCCGACGACGTCGACGGGGTCGCCGCTTTCATCGAATCGAGCTTGAGGTGA
- a CDS encoding CDP-alcohol phosphatidyltransferase family protein has translation MKRARTDGLRSDVWTVPNLISFFRILLAPVFVWAVLNHRSREALIIFFVAGVSDFLDGLAARMLDVRTKLGMILDPAGDKLLMAAATILLTIRPLARPNALPLALTLLIFGRDLLIAAGALIAYLGWRQTTFPPSLLGKFSTAFQMGTVFLVLLLNDLGKAPGWMAWFYILTAALTFGSGVDYFLYGLRTARERRARRA, from the coding sequence ATGAAACGGGCCCGCACCGACGGCCTGCGCTCGGACGTGTGGACCGTCCCGAACCTAATCAGTTTTTTCCGCATCCTGCTGGCCCCGGTCTTCGTCTGGGCCGTCCTCAACCACCGGTCGCGGGAGGCTTTGATCATCTTCTTCGTCGCCGGAGTCAGCGATTTTTTGGACGGGCTGGCGGCCCGCATGCTCGACGTCCGGACGAAGCTGGGCATGATCCTCGACCCGGCCGGCGACAAGCTGCTCATGGCCGCCGCTACCATCCTCCTGACCATACGGCCCCTGGCCCGGCCCAACGCTCTGCCGCTGGCTCTGACGCTGCTTATCTTCGGCCGCGACCTGCTGATCGCGGCCGGGGCTTTGATCGCCTACCTGGGCTGGCGGCAGACGACGTTTCCGCCTTCGCTCCTGGGGAAATTCAGCACCGCTTTCCAGATGGGCACGGTCTTTCTCGTCCTGCTGCTCAACGACTTGGGGAAAGCTCCCGGCTGGATGGCCTGGTTCTACATCCTCACGGCGGCGCTGACGTTCGGATCGGGGGTCGATTACTTCCTCTACGGCCTGCGGACGGCCCGCGAACGCCGGGCCCGACGGGCCTGA
- the hflX gene encoding GTPase HflX: MEKAVLVSLARNAREKIEAEESLAELGGLVRAAGAVVLESVLQIRPSINPKTYIGEGKAEEIGWLVEDKDADLVVFDVSLSPSQGRNLEKELGVRVIDRTQVILDIFARRARSTEGKLQVELAQLSYLLPRLGGKGIQMSRLGGGIGTRGPGETKLEVDRRRIELRMSRIKDQIRGLQTRRAGQRQSRRKSLIPLVALVGYTSVGKSTLFNRLAGESTWTSPQLFATLDPLVRRVQLADGLLYFLSDTVGFIRKLPPQLVTSFKATLEEVLESDVILHIIDHGSEGSESQAEAVTRILDEIGAGDIPRLLVYNKIDRLPDAEAWLARNDGPESDSVYLSARTGDGLDALERRLRPLLYRGLKTFDLRIPRDRVGLLDSLARWTLILKKQEHGDYYEVRVMADPKGMISYLPYIEGGRGEL, encoded by the coding sequence ATGGAAAAAGCCGTCTTGGTCAGCCTGGCCCGCAACGCCAGGGAAAAGATTGAAGCCGAGGAATCGCTGGCGGAGCTTGGGGGGCTCGTCCGGGCCGCCGGCGCCGTAGTCCTGGAGTCGGTCCTGCAGATCCGCCCCTCGATCAACCCCAAGACCTATATCGGCGAGGGCAAGGCCGAGGAGATCGGCTGGCTGGTCGAGGACAAGGACGCTGATTTGGTCGTCTTCGACGTCAGCTTGAGCCCCAGCCAGGGACGGAACTTGGAGAAGGAGCTGGGTGTGCGGGTCATCGACCGGACCCAGGTCATCCTGGACATCTTCGCCCGCCGAGCCCGCTCGACCGAGGGCAAGCTCCAGGTCGAGCTGGCCCAGTTGAGCTATCTCCTGCCGCGGCTGGGCGGGAAGGGCATCCAGATGTCCCGGCTGGGCGGCGGCATCGGCACGCGCGGCCCGGGCGAGACGAAGCTCGAGGTCGACCGCCGCCGGATCGAGCTGCGGATGTCCCGCATCAAGGACCAGATCCGCGGCCTGCAGACCCGCCGGGCGGGCCAGCGGCAGAGCCGCCGCAAGAGCCTTATCCCCCTCGTGGCGCTGGTCGGCTACACGAGCGTCGGCAAGTCGACCTTGTTCAACCGCCTGGCCGGGGAGTCGACCTGGACCTCGCCCCAGTTGTTCGCCACCCTGGACCCTCTCGTCCGGCGGGTCCAGCTGGCGGACGGTCTGCTCTATTTCCTCAGCGATACGGTCGGCTTCATCCGCAAGCTGCCGCCGCAATTGGTCACCTCGTTCAAGGCCACTCTGGAAGAGGTCCTGGAATCCGACGTCATCTTGCACATCATCGACCACGGGTCCGAGGGGTCCGAATCCCAGGCCGAGGCCGTGACCCGAATCCTGGACGAAATCGGGGCCGGCGACATCCCGCGCCTGCTCGTCTACAACAAGATCGACCGCCTGCCCGACGCCGAGGCCTGGCTGGCCCGCAACGACGGGCCCGAATCCGACTCCGTTTACCTTTCGGCCCGGACTGGAGACGGCCTGGATGCCCTGGAACGGCGGCTGCGGCCTCTCCTATACCGCGGCCTCAAGACTTTCGATCTGCGCATCCCGCGGGACCGGGTCGGCCTCCTCGACTCCCTGGCCCGCTGGACTCTGATCTTGAAAAAGCAGGAGCACGGGGATTATTATGAGGTGCGGGTCATGGCAGATCCCAAAGGCATGATATCCTATCTCCCTTATATCGAAGGCGGACGAGGAGAGCTTTGA
- a CDS encoding ABC transporter ATP-binding protein, which yields MTEPNGIVIKVENLGKIYDLGKTKVEALCGVNFEVKRGELISIMGPSGSGKSTLMNLLGCLDSPTSGQYFLNGKLASRMTENELAEIRNREIGFVFQVFNLLPRATAFRNVELPLIYRGTHKKDRETRVKAALAQVDMTNRMTHRPPELSGGERQRVAIARALVNEPSLILADEPTGNLDSKTGQEILNLLHKLHAEGNTIILVTHDRDVADQTQRILFIRDGKLEREERKPRA from the coding sequence ATGACCGAACCGAACGGCATCGTCATCAAGGTAGAGAATCTCGGCAAGATTTACGACCTGGGCAAGACCAAGGTCGAGGCGCTTTGCGGGGTCAATTTCGAGGTCAAACGCGGCGAGCTCATCTCCATCATGGGACCCTCCGGATCCGGCAAGAGCACCCTGATGAACCTGCTCGGCTGCCTGGATTCGCCCACCAGCGGGCAGTATTTCCTGAACGGAAAGCTGGCCAGCCGGATGACCGAGAACGAGCTGGCCGAGATCCGCAACCGCGAGATCGGCTTCGTCTTCCAAGTTTTCAACCTCCTGCCGCGGGCCACGGCCTTCCGCAACGTCGAGCTGCCGCTGATCTACAGGGGCACCCATAAAAAAGACCGCGAGACCCGAGTCAAGGCCGCCCTGGCCCAGGTCGATATGACCAACCGGATGACCCACCGTCCGCCCGAGCTGTCGGGCGGCGAGCGCCAGCGGGTGGCTATCGCCCGAGCTCTGGTCAACGAGCCTTCGCTCATCCTGGCCGACGAGCCGACCGGAAATCTCGACTCCAAAACCGGCCAGGAGATCCTCAACCTCTTACATAAGCTCCACGCCGAGGGCAACACCATCATCCTGGTCACTCACGATCGGGACGTGGCCGACCAGACCCAGCGAATCCTCTTCATCCGCGACGGCAAGCTGGAGCGCGAGGAGCGCAAGCCGCGCGCTTGA
- a CDS encoding ornithine cyclodeaminase family protein encodes MNPSLLLLRRSEIASVLTLADCIPAVEEAFRMRADGKALAPGLMHIDADGGEFHIKGGGLRLDDRTYVGLKANGGFFRNKELFGLPAIQGVIILFDGTNGTPLAVMDSIEITILRTGAATAAAAKRLARADADTATICGCGNQGRVQLRALKLVRPNLVRAFAYDASAETARVFAADMSAELGLEVVPAPELESAARHSQIIVTCTPSRKPYLMRAFVRPGTFIAAVGADSPDKRELDPALLADASVFVDILDQSAHVGELHHALDAGLLTIDNVRGELGDLIAGRIPGRTSDEEITIFDSTGTALQDTAAAAAAYLEAVRRGLGQRIVLNS; translated from the coding sequence ATGAACCCGAGTCTCCTTCTTCTGCGACGATCCGAGATCGCCTCGGTCCTGACGCTGGCTGACTGCATCCCTGCGGTGGAAGAAGCCTTTCGGATGCGGGCCGATGGAAAAGCGCTGGCGCCCGGCCTGATGCATATCGACGCCGACGGCGGGGAATTCCACATCAAAGGCGGAGGGCTGCGACTCGACGACCGGACCTACGTCGGCCTCAAGGCCAACGGCGGCTTCTTCCGCAACAAAGAGCTGTTCGGCCTGCCGGCCATCCAGGGCGTCATCATCCTGTTCGACGGGACGAACGGAACGCCGCTGGCGGTCATGGATTCGATCGAGATCACCATCCTGCGGACAGGCGCGGCCACGGCTGCCGCCGCCAAGCGCTTGGCCCGGGCCGACGCGGATACGGCGACGATCTGCGGCTGCGGCAACCAAGGCCGGGTTCAATTGCGGGCCCTGAAGCTTGTCAGGCCCAACCTCGTCAGGGCTTTCGCCTACGACGCCTCAGCCGAGACGGCCCGCGTCTTCGCCGCCGACATGTCCGCCGAGCTGGGCCTCGAGGTGGTCCCCGCCCCCGAATTGGAGAGCGCCGCCCGACATAGTCAAATCATCGTGACCTGCACGCCGTCCCGGAAGCCCTATCTCATGCGAGCGTTCGTTCGGCCGGGCACGTTCATCGCCGCCGTGGGAGCGGACAGCCCGGACAAGCGGGAGCTAGACCCGGCCCTGCTGGCGGACGCCTCGGTCTTTGTCGACATCCTGGACCAGAGCGCCCATGTCGGCGAGCTCCACCACGCCTTGGATGCGGGGCTTTTGACGATCGACAACGTCCGCGGCGAACTGGGCGACCTCATCGCCGGCCGAATTCCCGGCCGGACGTCGGACGAAGAGATCACGATCTTCGATTCGACGGGAACCGCGCTGCAGGATACGGCGGCCGCGGCCGCGGCTTATCTGGAGGCCGTCCGGCGCGGACTCGGACAACGCATCGTCCTCAATTCCTGA
- a CDS encoding undecaprenyl-phosphate glucose phosphotransferase, whose protein sequence is MIAKHRARLSGLFILSDVLAIVLSFLYTYLFRFYAYILPVDPVKGVPRIGSYLILLPIFLAAHLGVFYLQGFYKARLRRTKLEDFVYICLNSLLSVMIVLGLLSYFNAYTQGAAPLFRFNLIKLSHVFLAIYAVAVVFTISFFRNQIYYFMNRRYARGQNLQNVLIVGAGEQGRTVAQKLIEYKDLGFVIKGFLDDDRPVGEMIVVDGGLPVLGRAADIGAVIEAQAIQEVYVALSLANYAEIVETLQIVNKYPVNVRIVPDLFQLLTLKAMVHDLDGFPVISIDEVPLQGAAKMVKRSMDIGVSGLSLLLLSPVFLIVAVLIKLTSRGPVFYHQERVGNDGRRFRIHKFRTMICNAETNGPQMCQPDDPRMTRIGRFLRKYSIDEVPQLVNIFRGEMSLVGPRAERPEFVKEFTEAIPKYMLRHKVRAGLTGWAQVHGLRQDTSIEKRLEYDFFYIQNWSLLFDLKILWKTLRGGFIDKSVK, encoded by the coding sequence GTGATCGCCAAACATCGGGCCCGCCTGTCGGGTCTTTTTATTCTCAGCGACGTCCTGGCCATCGTCCTGTCCTTCCTCTACACATACTTATTCCGATTTTACGCCTACATCCTGCCGGTCGATCCGGTCAAAGGCGTACCCCGGATCGGGTCTTACCTGATCCTCCTGCCGATCTTTTTGGCCGCCCATCTTGGGGTCTTCTATCTGCAGGGCTTCTACAAGGCCCGCCTGCGGCGGACGAAGCTTGAGGATTTCGTCTACATCTGTTTAAACTCCCTGCTCTCGGTCATGATCGTCCTGGGCCTGTTGAGCTATTTCAACGCCTACACCCAGGGCGCCGCGCCCCTCTTCCGATTCAACCTGATTAAGCTGTCGCATGTCTTCCTAGCCATCTACGCCGTGGCCGTCGTCTTCACCATCTCCTTTTTCCGCAACCAGATCTACTACTTCATGAACCGCCGCTACGCCCGCGGCCAGAACCTGCAAAACGTCCTGATCGTCGGAGCCGGCGAACAGGGCCGCACGGTGGCCCAGAAGCTGATCGAGTATAAGGACCTGGGCTTCGTCATCAAAGGCTTCCTGGACGACGATAGGCCGGTCGGAGAGATGATCGTGGTCGACGGCGGACTGCCGGTGCTCGGCCGGGCGGCCGATATCGGGGCCGTCATCGAGGCCCAAGCCATCCAGGAAGTCTATGTCGCTCTCAGCCTGGCCAACTACGCCGAGATCGTGGAGACCCTCCAGATCGTCAACAAGTATCCGGTCAACGTCCGGATCGTGCCCGATCTATTCCAGCTTCTGACCCTTAAGGCGATGGTCCACGACCTGGACGGCTTCCCGGTCATTTCCATCGACGAGGTCCCGTTGCAGGGCGCGGCCAAGATGGTCAAACGTTCGATGGACATCGGGGTTTCGGGGCTGAGCCTCCTCTTGTTGTCCCCGGTCTTTCTGATCGTGGCCGTCCTGATCAAGCTGACCTCGCGCGGTCCCGTCTTCTATCATCAGGAGCGGGTGGGCAACGACGGCCGGCGGTTCCGCATCCACAAGTTTCGGACCATGATCTGCAACGCCGAGACGAACGGACCGCAGATGTGCCAGCCCGACGACCCCCGGATGACCCGGATCGGTCGTTTCCTGCGCAAATACAGCATCGACGAGGTGCCTCAGCTGGTCAATATTTTCAGGGGCGAGATGAGCCTGGTCGGCCCGCGGGCCGAGCGGCCCGAGTTCGTCAAGGAATTCACCGAGGCCATCCCCAAGTACATGCTCCGCCACAAGGTCCGGGCCGGCCTGACGGGTTGGGCCCAGGTCCACGGCCTGCGCCAGGACACCTCGATCGAGAAGCGGCTGGAGTATGACTTCTTCTACATCCAGAACTGGTCGCTGCTCTTCGACCTCAAGATCCTCTGGAAGACGCTCCGCGGCGGCTTCATCGACAAGAGCGTCAAGTAG
- a CDS encoding S-layer homology domain-containing protein — protein sequence MRKPILLIALILGGLAACMTGPIVRPNIYIEPPSPGAAASLTLDERIAVQDAWTALREGRSDKARRLFAKLRQDNPFVAAGLGYLAIIDENLPSAEDYLQRSLELQPEMIVSYLGLGQVYQKTGQNEQAHRMYLEALKRDPENAFARKNSGALAETLTDAAMAEAERAAAAGETEKSKSAYLQALEYSPRLKGAHTALARLFIKEKDFHSAYLHMKAAGDERAEDVGLLRDFADALYKSGQWSRSLEIYEQIVTLAPQEKAAKDRIEQIKNRLGVVDLPDQFAGIASAPSLAKEDAAALIGVQFREILADLNPKTPVIVDITTSWAQRYIVKVAALGILEVYSNHTFQPKKTLNRAEFAETLSRLIEVLKKNGSKILPQIPLDRIRIADVPQEHFYFMPVAQSIAYGLMELAPDRTFKPELAVTGRDAVRILDLLAGLAR from the coding sequence ATGAGGAAACCGATCCTGCTGATCGCCCTGATCCTGGGCGGCCTGGCCGCCTGCATGACGGGGCCGATCGTTCGGCCGAATATTTACATCGAGCCTCCCTCGCCGGGCGCGGCGGCCAGCCTGACCCTGGACGAGCGCATCGCCGTCCAGGACGCCTGGACGGCGCTTCGCGAAGGCCGGTCGGACAAAGCCCGCCGGCTGTTCGCCAAGCTCCGGCAGGACAATCCCTTCGTCGCGGCCGGCCTCGGCTACCTCGCCATCATCGACGAAAACCTGCCCTCCGCCGAGGATTACCTGCAGCGGTCGCTCGAGCTGCAGCCCGAGATGATCGTCTCCTACTTGGGCTTGGGCCAGGTCTACCAGAAAACGGGCCAAAACGAACAAGCCCACCGGATGTACCTGGAGGCCCTGAAAAGAGACCCGGAGAACGCCTTCGCCCGGAAGAACTCCGGGGCTCTGGCCGAGACGCTGACCGACGCCGCCATGGCCGAGGCCGAGCGGGCCGCGGCGGCCGGGGAGACGGAGAAAAGCAAGTCCGCTTATCTCCAGGCCCTGGAGTATTCGCCCCGGCTCAAAGGCGCCCACACCGCCCTGGCCCGCCTCTTCATAAAGGAAAAGGACTTCCACAGCGCCTATCTGCACATGAAGGCGGCCGGAGACGAGCGGGCCGAGGACGTGGGGTTGCTGCGGGATTTCGCCGACGCCTTGTATAAATCGGGCCAATGGTCGCGGAGTCTCGAAATCTACGAGCAGATCGTCACGCTGGCTCCGCAGGAAAAAGCCGCCAAGGACCGCATCGAGCAGATTAAGAACAGGCTGGGGGTCGTCGACCTGCCCGACCAATTCGCCGGCATCGCCTCGGCCCCGTCTCTGGCCAAGGAGGACGCGGCCGCCCTGATCGGCGTCCAATTCCGGGAAATCTTAGCCGATCTCAACCCCAAGACGCCCGTCATCGTCGATATCACGACTTCCTGGGCCCAGCGGTACATCGTCAAAGTGGCGGCGTTGGGCATCCTGGAGGTTTATTCCAATCACACCTTCCAGCCCAAGAAGACCCTGAACCGGGCCGAGTTCGCCGAGACCCTCTCGCGGCTGATCGAGGTGCTCAAGAAGAACGGCAGCAAAATCCTGCCCCAGATCCCTCTCGACCGCATCCGGATCGCCGATGTGCCGCAAGAGCATTTCTACTTCATGCCGGTGGCCCAGTCCATCGCCTACGGCCTGATGGAGCTGGCCCCCGACCGGACCTTCAAACCGGAGCTTGCGGTGACCGGCCGCGACGCGGTGCGGATTCTCGATCTGCTGGCCGGGTTGGCCCGTTGA
- a CDS encoding pyridoxal-phosphate dependent enzyme, translating into MTQPTIDDVRRAAERIRPYAHRTPVLTCNALDKRLNASLFLKCENFQKVGAFKFRGAVNAVFSLSDRDAARGVATHSSGNHAQALTLAARMHGVPAVIVMPSNAPAVKKAAVAGYGARIVYCEPTNEAREAALAEVVKETGAAFVHPSNDPLVIAGQGTAAMELLEEIPGLDVVMAPIGGGGLMSGTAVAVSALAPKTRIVAAEPKAADDAYRSIQAGRILPSLSPKTIADGLLTSLGDNTYPIIRDLVERIVTVSEAAIIEAMRFVWERAKIVIEPSSAVPLAALWEKGFEAPGARIGVIISGGNVDLNRLPWQ; encoded by the coding sequence ATGACCCAGCCCACGATCGACGACGTCCGGCGGGCGGCCGAACGCATCCGCCCCTATGCCCACCGCACCCCAGTGTTGACCTGTAACGCCCTCGATAAGCGGCTTAATGCTTCGCTGTTCTTAAAGTGCGAGAACTTCCAAAAGGTCGGGGCCTTTAAATTCCGCGGTGCGGTGAACGCGGTCTTCTCTTTGAGCGATCGGGATGCGGCTCGCGGGGTCGCGACGCATTCCTCGGGCAACCACGCCCAGGCGCTGACCCTGGCTGCCCGCATGCACGGCGTCCCCGCCGTCATCGTCATGCCGTCCAACGCGCCGGCCGTGAAGAAAGCGGCCGTGGCGGGTTACGGAGCTCGGATCGTTTATTGCGAGCCGACCAACGAGGCCCGCGAGGCGGCGCTGGCCGAAGTCGTCAAGGAAACGGGAGCGGCCTTCGTCCATCCCTCGAACGATCCGCTGGTCATCGCCGGCCAGGGGACGGCGGCGATGGAGCTCCTGGAGGAAATCCCCGGTCTCGACGTCGTCATGGCCCCGATCGGAGGCGGCGGCCTCATGAGCGGGACGGCCGTGGCCGTTTCCGCCTTAGCGCCTAAAACCCGGATCGTGGCGGCGGAACCCAAGGCCGCCGACGACGCTTATCGCTCGATCCAGGCCGGCCGCATCCTCCCCTCCCTCAGCCCCAAGACGATCGCCGACGGCCTGCTGACCTCGCTCGGCGACAACACTTATCCAATCATCCGCGACCTCGTCGAGCGGATCGTCACGGTTTCCGAAGCGGCCATCATCGAGGCCATGCGCTTCGTCTGGGAGCGGGCCAAGATCGTCATCGAGCCGTCGAGCGCCGTGCCGCTCGCTGCGCTTTGGGAGAAAGGATTCGAGGCCCCCGGCGCGCGGATCGGGGTCATCATCTCCGGCGGCAACGTCGATTTAAACCGCCTGCCTTGGCAATAA
- a CDS encoding efflux RND transporter periplasmic adaptor subunit yields MKKRTILIAVAVVIVGLIAFSTLRSKAEKPVKATVEKVKRTDLTELISASGEIKPKKNINISAQIPGRILKIGVVEGQEVKRGEFLLQLDASQYEANADRDRAFIQSTKTEEIKAEATLKRNQDAYARQKNLYDNQLISKEQLEQSKVQLEIADASFKAISFQIQQAQASLKSTLDNLSKTVFSAPIDGIITSLRVEEGEVAIIGTMNNPGTVLMTIADLSVMEVEVEVDETDVIGVKLGQTANVRVDAFPDRVFKGLVTEIGSSALQKTAATASTQESRDFKVVVTLEDPKQLKPGLSASADIIAAEKKDVLAVPISALVLREKKGADGVTIKADKKTVEEEGLFIVDAGRAKFVPVVKGITGELEIEIKSGLKEGQEIIAGPYDALRLLKDGDLIKIDEKIEAKKTK; encoded by the coding sequence ATGAAGAAGAGAACCATCCTGATCGCCGTCGCGGTCGTCATCGTCGGTCTGATCGCCTTCTCGACCCTCCGTTCGAAGGCCGAAAAGCCGGTCAAGGCCACGGTCGAGAAGGTCAAACGGACCGACCTGACCGAGCTCATCTCGGCCTCGGGCGAGATCAAGCCCAAGAAGAACATCAACATCAGCGCTCAGATCCCCGGCCGCATCCTGAAGATCGGGGTGGTCGAGGGCCAGGAGGTCAAGCGCGGCGAGTTCCTGCTCCAATTGGACGCCTCCCAGTACGAGGCCAACGCCGATCGGGATCGGGCCTTCATCCAATCGACCAAGACCGAAGAGATCAAAGCCGAGGCGACCCTCAAGCGCAACCAGGACGCCTACGCCCGGCAGAAGAACCTCTATGACAACCAGCTCATCTCCAAGGAGCAGCTGGAGCAGTCCAAGGTCCAGCTCGAGATCGCCGACGCCTCCTTCAAGGCCATCAGCTTCCAGATCCAGCAGGCCCAGGCCTCGCTGAAGAGCACCCTGGACAATCTCTCCAAGACGGTCTTCTCGGCCCCGATCGACGGCATCATCACCAGCCTGCGGGTCGAAGAGGGCGAAGTGGCCATCATCGGGACCATGAACAACCCGGGCACCGTCCTGATGACCATCGCCGACCTGTCGGTGATGGAGGTCGAGGTCGAGGTCGACGAGACCGATGTCATCGGCGTCAAGCTCGGCCAGACGGCCAACGTCCGGGTAGACGCCTTTCCCGACCGGGTCTTCAAGGGCCTGGTGACGGAGATCGGCAGCTCGGCCCTGCAGAAGACCGCCGCCACCGCCTCGACCCAGGAGTCCCGGGACTTCAAGGTCGTGGTGACGCTGGAGGACCCCAAGCAGCTCAAGCCCGGACTGTCCGCCTCGGCCGACATCATCGCGGCCGAGAAGAAGGACGTCCTGGCCGTCCCCATCTCCGCCCTGGTTCTACGGGAAAAGAAGGGCGCGGACGGCGTGACGATCAAGGCGGACAAGAAGACGGTCGAGGAGGAGGGCCTCTTCATCGTCGATGCCGGCCGGGCCAAGTTCGTCCCGGTCGTCAAGGGCATCACCGGCGAGCTGGAGATCGAAATCAAGTCCGGGCTCAAGGAAGGCCAGGAGATCATCGCCGGCCCCTACGACGCCCTGCGCCTGCTCAAGGACGGCGACCTGATCAAGATCGATGAAAAGATCGAGGCCAAGAAGACCAAATGA